A window of the Rhizobium brockwellii genome harbors these coding sequences:
- a CDS encoding sigma-70 family RNA polymerase sigma factor gives MDAEERQRFAALAKAVANDRDQQAFSILFDYFAPRLKAWLMRQRMTSGEAEELVQEIMIVLWHKADLYDATRSSLSTWLFRIARNRRIDMQRRANTRIFDETDPALQPPADIGAEEIIANDDRDAKIRAAVGQLPEEQRDMLRAAFFLGQSHSEIAESTGLPLGTVKSRIRLAFGKLRKVLEREIA, from the coding sequence ATGGATGCCGAGGAAAGACAGCGTTTCGCTGCCCTCGCGAAGGCCGTCGCGAACGATCGCGACCAGCAGGCCTTTTCCATCCTGTTCGACTATTTCGCACCCCGCCTGAAGGCCTGGCTGATGCGCCAGAGGATGACATCAGGCGAGGCCGAGGAACTGGTCCAGGAGATCATGATCGTGCTTTGGCACAAGGCAGACCTCTATGATGCCACGCGATCTTCACTTTCGACCTGGCTTTTCCGCATTGCCCGCAACCGCCGCATCGACATGCAACGCCGCGCCAATACCCGCATCTTCGATGAGACCGATCCGGCCCTGCAGCCGCCGGCCGATATCGGCGCGGAAGAAATCATCGCCAATGACGATCGCGACGCTAAGATACGCGCCGCCGTCGGCCAATTGCCGGAGGAACAGCGCGACATGCTGCGCGCCGCCTTCTTCCTCGGTCAATCGCATTCGGAGATCGCCGAATCGACCGGGTTGCCGCTCGGCACGGTGAAGTCACGTATCCGGCTTGCCTTCGGCAAGCTCCGCAAGGTGCTGGAACGCGAAATCGCCTGA
- a CDS encoding ABC transporter substrate-binding protein, translating to MRPILLALAATLALSLPAKADDVTVAVTAIVEHPALDAARKGVLDALTAAGYKEGENLKFVFESAQGNPATAAQIARQFAGDEPNVIVPISTPSAQAVVSSTRDIPVVFTAVSDPLGAQLVKNMDKPGGNVTGLSDMSPVAEHLALIKEILPDVKTIGYLYNSGEANSVSLLAVLKAEAEKAGLKVVESAATKSAEVQGAARALIGRADVIYIPTDNTIISALEGAVAVAEESKLPLFTADTDSVSRGSIAALGFNYYDVGKQTGEIVVRVLKGENPGDIAVKTAAGSDLVVNKAAAEKMGVTLPQSVLSRATKVIE from the coding sequence ATGCGCCCGATTTTGCTCGCTCTTGCCGCCACTTTGGCCCTTTCCCTGCCCGCAAAGGCCGATGATGTCACCGTCGCCGTGACGGCGATCGTCGAACATCCGGCGCTGGATGCGGCGCGCAAGGGCGTTCTCGATGCGCTGACGGCCGCCGGCTACAAGGAAGGCGAGAATCTGAAATTCGTGTTCGAATCGGCGCAGGGCAATCCGGCGACGGCAGCCCAGATCGCCCGCCAGTTCGCCGGTGACGAGCCCAATGTCATCGTGCCGATCTCGACACCCTCGGCCCAGGCCGTCGTTTCCTCGACGCGCGACATTCCTGTCGTCTTCACGGCCGTGTCCGATCCGCTCGGCGCCCAGCTCGTCAAGAACATGGACAAGCCCGGCGGCAATGTCACCGGCCTCTCCGATATGTCGCCGGTCGCCGAGCACCTCGCGCTGATCAAGGAAATCCTGCCCGATGTGAAAACCATCGGCTATCTCTACAATTCCGGCGAGGCGAATTCCGTTTCGCTGCTCGCCGTGTTGAAGGCTGAAGCCGAAAAGGCTGGCCTGAAGGTAGTCGAATCGGCCGCCACCAAGTCGGCCGAGGTCCAGGGTGCGGCACGTGCGCTCATCGGCCGCGCCGATGTGATCTACATTCCGACCGACAATACGATCATCTCCGCGCTTGAAGGCGCTGTCGCGGTGGCCGAAGAGAGCAAGCTGCCGCTCTTTACCGCCGATACGGATTCGGTTTCGCGTGGCTCGATCGCCGCCCTCGGCTTCAACTATTATGATGTCGGCAAGCAGACCGGCGAGATCGTCGTGCGTGTGCTGAAGGGCGAGAACCCGGGCGACATCGCGGTCAAGACTGCCGCCGGCAGCGACCTCGTCGTCAACAAGGCGGCGGCCGAGAAGATGGGGGTCACGCTGCCGCAGAGCGTGCTTTCCCGCGCTACCAAAGTCATCGAATAA
- a CDS encoding LysE family translocator, whose amino-acid sequence MDFLPSLPTLFAFAAATLLLAATPGPDMTLSISRALAQGKKAALFVVVGTSLGIVVHTMLVAFGISALITASPTAFLILKTGGAAYLLWLAVQAIRFGSKLTVAKVEEQKGTPLSNISSGFWVNLLNPKVIIFFMTFLPQFVSAGDPAVTQKLLFLGFCFILIGMPVNASVVFAADWLASWLQNNKKVLRGMDYTFAGVFSVFAAKILLTQAK is encoded by the coding sequence ATGGATTTCCTGCCCAGCCTGCCGACCCTTTTCGCCTTCGCCGCCGCGACGCTGCTGCTTGCGGCAACCCCGGGCCCCGATATGACGCTGTCGATCAGCCGCGCGCTCGCCCAGGGCAAGAAGGCGGCTCTCTTCGTTGTCGTCGGCACCAGCCTCGGCATCGTCGTCCACACCATGCTGGTCGCTTTCGGCATTTCGGCGCTGATCACCGCCTCGCCGACCGCCTTCCTGATCCTGAAGACTGGCGGTGCCGCCTATCTGCTCTGGCTGGCGGTGCAGGCGATCCGTTTCGGTTCGAAGCTCACCGTCGCCAAGGTCGAGGAGCAGAAGGGCACGCCGCTTTCGAACATCTCGTCGGGCTTCTGGGTCAATCTTCTGAACCCCAAAGTCATCATCTTCTTCATGACCTTCCTGCCGCAATTCGTCAGCGCCGGCGATCCGGCCGTCACCCAAAAGTTGCTCTTTCTCGGCTTCTGCTTCATCCTGATCGGCATGCCGGTCAATGCCAGCGTCGTCTTTGCCGCCGACTGGCTGGCCTCCTGGCTGCAGAACAACAAGAAAGTGCTGCGCGGCATGGACTATACCTTCGCCGGCGTCTTCTCGGTCTTCGCTGCGAAGATCCTGCTCACCCAGGCGAAGTAG
- a CDS encoding YkvA family protein, whose translation MDEVKFGEILLPGDEDTQSRREKTVRQKFWPTFRRAVRQIPFSRDVVAGFYCALDPQTPTKVRGVLLAALAYFVMPIDMIPDIFAVIGFSDDIAVLSAAFAIVRGHIRPGHYEAADRVLADRPEEAMKTI comes from the coding sequence ATGGACGAGGTCAAATTCGGGGAAATCCTGTTGCCGGGCGACGAGGACACCCAGAGCCGGCGCGAGAAGACCGTCAGGCAGAAATTCTGGCCGACATTCCGGCGGGCCGTGCGGCAGATCCCCTTCTCGCGCGATGTCGTCGCCGGTTTCTATTGCGCGCTCGATCCGCAGACGCCGACCAAGGTGCGCGGCGTGCTGCTTGCCGCACTCGCCTATTTCGTCATGCCGATCGACATGATCCCGGATATTTTCGCCGTCATCGGCTTTTCCGACGACATCGCCGTGCTCTCGGCCGCCTTCGCCATTGTGCGCGGCCACATCCGGCCGGGCCACTACGAAGCGGCCGACCGCGTTCTCGCCGACCGGCCGGAAGAAGCGATGAAGACGATCTAA
- a CDS encoding ABC transporter ATP-binding protein: protein MINLKNIKVVFGRGTPLQKQALSGVSLTIEEGSFVTVIGSNGAGKSTLLGVLAGDVLASEGQVLIGNSDVTRKTTAARAGLVARVFQDPLTGSCGALSIEENLALAARRGERRGLVSALGAKRRDHFRERIAELNLGLENRMKDRMDLLSGGQRQAVSLVMATLAGSEVLLLDEHTAALDPGMAEFIMGLTQKIVSERKLTTLMVTHSMRQALDYGHRTVMLHGGEIVLDVAGDSRKTLQVEDLIAMFRKMRGQTLDDDALLIG from the coding sequence GTGATCAACCTCAAGAACATCAAGGTGGTTTTCGGGCGCGGTACGCCGCTGCAGAAGCAGGCGCTTTCGGGCGTCAGCCTGACGATCGAGGAAGGCTCCTTCGTCACCGTCATCGGCTCGAACGGCGCGGGCAAATCGACGCTGCTCGGCGTGCTCGCCGGCGATGTGCTGGCAAGCGAAGGGCAGGTGCTGATCGGCAATAGCGACGTGACGCGCAAGACGACGGCGGCGCGCGCCGGACTTGTCGCCCGTGTCTTCCAGGACCCGCTGACCGGAAGCTGTGGTGCCTTGTCGATCGAGGAGAACCTGGCGCTTGCGGCGCGGCGCGGCGAGCGGCGCGGGCTTGTTTCGGCGCTTGGCGCAAAACGGCGCGATCATTTTCGCGAGAGGATCGCCGAGCTCAATCTCGGGCTGGAGAACCGCATGAAGGACCGCATGGACCTGCTTTCCGGCGGCCAGCGGCAGGCGGTGTCGCTTGTCATGGCGACGCTGGCGGGCTCGGAAGTGCTGCTGCTCGACGAACATACGGCGGCGCTCGACCCCGGCATGGCGGAATTCATCATGGGTCTCACCCAAAAGATCGTTTCCGAGCGCAAGCTGACGACGCTGATGGTGACGCATTCGATGCGCCAGGCGCTCGACTATGGCCATCGGACGGTGATGCTGCATGGCGGCGAGATCGTGCTCGATGTCGCCGGCGACAGCCGCAAGACATTGCAGGTCGAGGATCTGATCGCGATGTTCCGCAAGATGCGCGGCCAGACGCTGGATGATGATGCGTTGCTGATCGGCTAA
- the thpR gene encoding RNA 2',3'-cyclic phosphodiesterase, which produces MPRLFTALEIPRNAAMSLSLLRGGLPGARWIDVENYHITLRFIGDVDGRTADEIVERLDRIDRPEFQFRLEGIGSFGSKKPHSVWAGVSQSPEMYALQGEIERICQRIGLPPDPRKFMPHVTLARLKSSRLDDVVQYLAGRGNFHTATFTAPRFVLLSSRESVGGGPYLTEEVFPLHEVRSAPSVSSSLLQPVKSLV; this is translated from the coding sequence ATGCCGAGACTGTTTACCGCCCTCGAAATTCCGCGCAATGCGGCGATGAGTCTTTCATTGCTGCGCGGTGGCCTCCCCGGAGCACGATGGATCGATGTGGAGAATTACCACATCACCCTGCGCTTCATCGGTGATGTCGACGGCCGCACGGCCGATGAAATCGTTGAACGCCTCGACCGGATCGACCGGCCGGAATTCCAGTTCCGGCTGGAAGGCATCGGTTCGTTCGGCTCGAAGAAACCGCATTCGGTCTGGGCCGGCGTCTCGCAATCGCCTGAGATGTATGCCCTGCAGGGCGAGATCGAGCGCATCTGCCAGCGCATCGGACTGCCGCCGGATCCCCGCAAATTCATGCCGCACGTGACGCTGGCGCGGCTCAAATCCTCGCGGCTCGACGATGTCGTGCAATATCTGGCGGGGCGCGGCAACTTCCACACCGCAACCTTCACCGCACCGCGCTTCGTGCTGCTGTCGTCGCGCGAATCGGTCGGCGGCGGGCCTTACCTCACCGAGGAAGTGTTCCCGCTGCACGAGGTGCGCTCGGCGCCCAGCGTTTCGAGCAGCCTGCTGCAGCCGGTCAAGAGCCTGGTGTAG
- a CDS encoding ABC transporter permease produces the protein MSQIAFWGAVELGLVYSFVALGVYLAFRVLDFPDLTVDGSFPLGAAVTAVLIIAGINAWLAALIAMAAGAAAGMVTALLNVRFKILNLLASILTMIALFSVNLRVMGKPNVALINADTMISPFFGHGLRDFYVRPLFVGVLVVIALILVWRFLESDAGLAMRATGANARMARAQGVDTSRQIYLGMAISNALVALGGALFAQTNGFADVTSGVGTIVVGLAAVIIGETLLGRRGLLIALVGCVLGSILYRIAIQLALSSDVIGLQASDLNFVTAVLVTVALILPRLRGGAAS, from the coding sequence TTGAGCCAAATTGCATTCTGGGGGGCCGTCGAACTCGGACTGGTCTATTCCTTCGTCGCCCTTGGGGTCTATCTCGCCTTCCGTGTTCTGGACTTTCCCGACCTGACGGTCGATGGCTCCTTTCCACTTGGCGCGGCGGTGACGGCCGTGCTGATCATTGCCGGCATCAATGCCTGGCTTGCGGCTCTGATCGCCATGGCAGCCGGTGCCGCCGCCGGCATGGTGACGGCGCTGCTCAACGTGCGCTTCAAGATCCTCAACCTGCTCGCCTCGATCCTGACGATGATCGCATTGTTTTCCGTCAATCTGCGCGTGATGGGCAAACCCAATGTCGCCCTCATCAATGCCGACACGATGATCAGCCCGTTCTTCGGCCATGGCCTTCGCGATTTCTACGTGCGGCCGCTCTTCGTCGGTGTTCTGGTCGTCATCGCCCTCATTCTGGTCTGGCGTTTCCTGGAGAGTGATGCGGGGCTGGCAATGCGGGCGACCGGCGCCAATGCAAGGATGGCGCGGGCCCAGGGCGTCGATACCAGCCGGCAGATCTATCTTGGCATGGCGATATCGAATGCGCTGGTGGCGCTCGGCGGCGCGCTGTTTGCCCAGACGAACGGTTTTGCCGACGTCACCTCAGGCGTCGGCACGATCGTCGTCGGTCTCGCTGCCGTTATCATCGGCGAGACGCTGCTCGGGCGCCGCGGTCTGCTGATCGCGCTTGTTGGATGCGTGCTCGGCTCGATCCTCTACCGCATCGCGATCCAGCTAGCGCTTTCGAGCGACGTCATCGGCCTGCAGGCGTCCGACCTCAATTTCGTCACGGCCGTGCTGGTGACCGTGGCGCTCATCCTTCCCCGTTTGCGCGGAGGTGCCGCGTCGTGA
- a CDS encoding 4a-hydroxytetrahydrobiopterin dehydratase encodes MKMERLERTAVEAELTELSGWALNDAGSSISKTFKFANFVEAFGFMTQAALAAEKLNHHPEWFNVYSRVDVTLNTHDAGGLTELDFKLAKAMEKAAARRVA; translated from the coding sequence ATGAAAATGGAAAGACTGGAACGGACGGCGGTTGAGGCTGAACTGACCGAGCTTTCGGGCTGGGCGCTCAACGATGCGGGTTCGTCGATATCGAAGACGTTCAAGTTCGCAAATTTCGTCGAGGCTTTCGGCTTCATGACGCAGGCAGCGCTTGCGGCCGAGAAACTCAACCACCATCCCGAATGGTTCAACGTCTATTCCAGGGTGGATGTGACGCTGAACACGCATGATGCCGGCGGGCTGACAGAGCTGGATTTCAAGCTCGCCAAAGCCATGGAGAAGGCTGCGGCGCGACGTGTTGCTTGA
- a CDS encoding low molecular weight protein-tyrosine-phosphatase, which produces MKRISILFVCMGNICRSPLAEGIFGHLVAEAGLTGDFTIASAGTGGWHEGEPPDRRSIATAKSHGIDISGQRARRIQPRDFRDFDLILAMDRDNVAALEKSAPHGTNIHLFGDTALGTGEDIPDPYYGGPEGFELVYTRLLTGCSRLLETLGAERTSCSGNTSSVR; this is translated from the coding sequence ATGAAACGCATCAGCATCCTTTTCGTTTGCATGGGCAATATATGCCGTTCTCCGCTCGCGGAGGGAATTTTTGGCCATCTTGTCGCCGAGGCGGGCTTGACCGGCGATTTTACGATCGCTTCCGCCGGCACCGGCGGCTGGCACGAAGGCGAGCCGCCCGACCGGCGTTCGATCGCCACCGCGAAAAGCCACGGCATCGATATATCGGGACAGCGCGCCCGCCGCATCCAGCCAAGGGATTTCAGGGATTTCGATCTGATTCTCGCGATGGACCGCGACAACGTGGCGGCGCTCGAAAAGAGCGCGCCGCATGGAACGAATATCCACCTTTTCGGTGATACCGCGCTGGGAACGGGAGAGGATATTCCCGATCCCTATTATGGCGGCCCTGAAGGTTTCGAGCTGGTCTACACCAGGCTCTTGACCGGCTGCAGCAGGCTGCTCGAAACGCTGGGCGCCGAGCGCACCTCGTGCAGCGGGAACACTTCCTCGGTGAGGTAA
- a CDS encoding SDR family NAD(P)-dependent oxidoreductase has translation MTNIQDIFKKTNVAVITGGASGIGLAAAKYFAGRGMSVAIADLGGDRLADAANELKAIAGEENVMAVETDVASRDSLEALERAVLQRFGRVHVLMNNAGIGPETSIFSPQANWDNIFAVNLMGVINGTRTFGPKMLSHGEPGLIINTGSKQGITTPPGNPAYNISKSGVKVFTEALQHELRNTEGGKISAHLLIPGFVFTGLTKGDRAEKPAAAWTPEQTVDFMVESLERGDFYILCPDNDVARPVDERRMAWAAGDIIENRPPLSRWHKDYADSFKAFLDQK, from the coding sequence GTGACGAATATTCAAGACATTTTCAAGAAGACCAATGTTGCCGTCATCACCGGCGGCGCCTCCGGCATCGGTCTTGCCGCGGCGAAATATTTCGCCGGACGCGGCATGAGCGTCGCCATTGCCGATCTCGGCGGCGATCGGCTGGCCGACGCCGCCAATGAACTCAAGGCCATTGCCGGCGAGGAAAATGTGATGGCGGTCGAGACCGACGTCGCCAGCAGAGACTCGCTGGAAGCGCTTGAACGCGCCGTGCTCCAGCGTTTCGGCCGTGTACACGTGCTGATGAACAATGCCGGCATCGGCCCGGAAACCTCGATCTTCAGCCCGCAGGCGAACTGGGACAATATCTTCGCCGTCAACCTGATGGGCGTGATCAACGGCACCCGCACCTTCGGCCCGAAGATGCTGTCGCATGGCGAGCCGGGCCTGATCATCAACACCGGCTCCAAGCAGGGCATCACCACGCCGCCCGGCAACCCCGCCTACAACATCTCCAAATCAGGCGTCAAAGTCTTCACGGAAGCATTGCAGCATGAGCTTCGCAATACCGAAGGCGGAAAGATCTCCGCCCATCTTCTGATCCCCGGCTTCGTCTTCACCGGCCTCACCAAGGGCGACCGCGCGGAAAAACCGGCCGCGGCCTGGACGCCGGAACAGACCGTCGATTTCATGGTCGAAAGCCTCGAACGCGGCGATTTCTATATTCTCTGCCCCGACAATGATGTGGCGCGTCCGGTCGACGAACGCCGGATGGCCTGGGCGGCCGGCGATATCATCGAGAACCGTCCGCCGCTGTCACGCTGGCACAAGGATTATGCCGACAGCTTCAAGGCCTTCCTCGACCAGAAGTAA
- a CDS encoding ABC transporter ATP-binding protein, translating into MAKTIIELKGADLTLGSAAASVHVLKGIDLDIAAGESVGIVGPSGSGKSTLLMVLAGLEKLDSGEININDTPLHSLSEDQVADFRGRNIGIVFQSFHLIANMTALENVAVPLELANVSNAFEIAHRELKSVGLGERLNHYPGQLSGGEQQRVAIARALAPSPALLIADEPTGNLDTETGRQIADLLFSKQAERGTTLLLVTHDVSLANRCSRQIRVRSGRIEGDSAARRSEAAIA; encoded by the coding sequence TTGGCAAAAACCATTATCGAGTTGAAGGGCGCCGATCTGACCCTCGGCAGCGCAGCCGCCTCCGTCCATGTCTTAAAGGGCATCGATCTCGATATCGCGGCCGGTGAATCCGTCGGCATCGTCGGCCCTTCCGGTTCCGGCAAATCGACCCTGCTGATGGTGCTTGCCGGGCTGGAAAAACTCGACAGCGGTGAGATCAACATCAACGATACGCCGCTCCATAGCCTCAGCGAGGACCAGGTCGCCGATTTCCGCGGCCGCAACATCGGCATCGTCTTCCAGTCCTTTCATCTGATCGCCAACATGACGGCCCTGGAAAACGTCGCCGTGCCGCTCGAACTCGCCAATGTTAGCAACGCCTTCGAGATCGCTCATCGCGAGCTGAAATCGGTCGGTCTCGGCGAACGGCTGAACCACTATCCCGGTCAGCTTTCCGGCGGTGAACAGCAGCGCGTGGCGATCGCCAGGGCGCTCGCCCCCTCGCCTGCCCTGCTCATCGCCGACGAGCCGACCGGCAATCTCGACACCGAGACCGGCCGCCAGATCGCCGACCTTCTGTTCTCCAAGCAGGCCGAACGTGGCACGACCCTGCTTCTCGTCACCCATGACGTCTCGCTTGCAAACCGATGCTCGCGCCAGATTCGCGTCCGCTCCGGCCGGATCGAAGGCGACAGCGCCGCCCGCCGCAGCGAAGCGGCGATCGCATGA
- a CDS encoding invasion associated locus B family protein, whose amino-acid sequence MFVKSIVSALALTLVTAGVATAQQAAPNRIQQFQAWGAYSYKSGSSTVCYVLSVPTAKQPASVDHGDNFFIVSQRPGQNISYEPQAMMGYTVKENSKINVVIDNKTFVMFTKDKAGWVENAAQEPALVAAMKTGHSMTVNAVSRKGTGTSYSYSLSGISAALKQIETCK is encoded by the coding sequence ATGTTTGTAAAAAGTATCGTATCCGCTCTCGCACTCACCCTTGTTACGGCCGGAGTTGCGACAGCGCAGCAGGCCGCGCCGAACCGCATCCAGCAGTTCCAGGCATGGGGCGCCTACTCCTACAAGTCGGGCAGCAGCACCGTCTGCTACGTGCTGTCCGTTCCGACGGCAAAGCAGCCGGCAAGCGTTGACCACGGCGATAATTTCTTCATCGTCTCCCAGCGTCCGGGCCAGAACATCTCCTACGAGCCGCAGGCGATGATGGGCTACACGGTCAAGGAAAATTCGAAGATCAACGTCGTCATCGACAACAAGACCTTCGTAATGTTCACCAAGGACAAGGCCGGCTGGGTCGAGAACGCGGCGCAGGAGCCGGCCCTCGTCGCCGCGATGAAGACCGGTCATTCGATGACGGTCAATGCCGTTTCGCGCAAGGGCACCGGCACCTCCTACAGCTATTCGCTCTCGGGTATCTCGGCTGCGCTGAAGCAGATCGAAACCTGCAAGTAA
- the rlmN gene encoding 23S rRNA (adenine(2503)-C(2))-methyltransferase RlmN — translation MSVMDAIDVITPQAPRAASGVEKPSLIGLSREEMGAALREKGVAEKQIKMRVSQLWNWIYVRGVSDFDHMTNVAKDMREMLKQHFTIERPEIVEEQVSNDGTRKWLLRFPARGAGRPVEIEAVYIPEEGRGTLCLSSQVGCTLTCSFCHTGTQRLVRNLTAEEILSQLLLARDRLGDFPDREAPQGTIMPAEGRKVSNIVMMGMGEPLYNFDAVKQALLIATDGDGLSLSRRRVTLSTSGVVPEIFRTGEEIGVMLAISLHAVRDDLRDLLVPINKKYPLKELIEACRSYPGLSNARRITFEYVMLKDVNDSLEDAKGLIKLLKGVPAKINLIPFNPWPGTNYQCSDWEQIEKFADFINSAGYASPIRTPRGRDILAACGQLKSESERMRKTDRLAFEAMMIANHGADD, via the coding sequence ATGTCCGTCATGGATGCGATTGATGTCATCACGCCTCAGGCGCCTCGTGCCGCTTCCGGCGTCGAGAAGCCGTCCCTGATCGGGCTGTCGCGCGAGGAGATGGGGGCGGCACTCCGGGAAAAGGGTGTGGCCGAGAAGCAGATCAAGATGCGCGTCTCGCAGCTCTGGAACTGGATCTATGTGCGCGGGGTCTCCGACTTCGACCATATGACGAATGTCGCCAAGGACATGCGGGAAATGCTGAAGCAGCATTTCACCATCGAACGTCCCGAGATCGTCGAGGAGCAGGTCTCCAACGACGGCACGCGCAAATGGCTGCTGCGCTTTCCCGCCCGCGGCGCCGGGCGTCCAGTCGAGATCGAGGCCGTCTACATTCCGGAAGAGGGCCGCGGTACGCTCTGTCTTTCCAGCCAGGTCGGCTGCACGCTCACCTGTTCCTTCTGTCATACCGGGACACAGCGTCTGGTGCGCAACCTGACGGCGGAGGAAATTCTTTCGCAGCTGCTGCTTGCCCGCGACCGGCTTGGGGATTTCCCGGACCGTGAAGCGCCGCAGGGCACGATCATGCCTGCCGAGGGCCGCAAGGTCAGCAACATCGTCATGATGGGTATGGGCGAGCCGCTTTATAACTTCGATGCCGTCAAACAGGCATTGCTGATCGCCACGGATGGTGACGGCCTGTCGCTGTCCAGGCGCCGGGTTACGCTTTCCACCTCCGGCGTCGTGCCGGAGATCTTCCGCACCGGCGAGGAAATCGGCGTCATGCTGGCGATTTCGCTGCATGCGGTGCGCGACGATCTGCGCGACCTTCTGGTGCCGATCAACAAGAAGTATCCGCTGAAGGAGCTTATCGAGGCCTGCCGGTCCTATCCTGGGCTTTCGAACGCGCGGCGCATCACCTTCGAATATGTGATGCTGAAGGATGTCAACGACAGCCTGGAAGACGCCAAGGGGCTGATCAAGCTCCTGAAGGGCGTGCCGGCGAAGATCAACCTCATTCCGTTTAATCCCTGGCCCGGCACCAATTACCAGTGTTCGGACTGGGAGCAGATCGAGAAGTTCGCCGATTTCATCAATTCGGCAGGCTATGCCTCGCCGATCCGCACGCCGCGCGGTCGCGACATTCTTGCCGCCTGCGGCCAGCTAAAATCGGAGTCGGAACGCATGCGCAAGACCGATCGTTTGGCCTTCGAGGCGATGATGATCGCCAATCATGGCGCCGACGACTGA
- a CDS encoding arylesterase, with the protein MRFKVAALQFTVIAVSLILATAANARTINLVGFGDSLMAGYQLPPGDGFPEKLQAALKAKGLDVAIANAGVSGDTTTGGLARIDWSVPDGTDGVILELGANDALRGIPPEESAKNLDQMIIRLKERGIAVLLAGIIAPPNMGADYAARFNPIYQKLSEKHGLPLYAFFLDGVALEPGLKLDDGMHPNAKGIDAMVEKMEPAVTNFVETISSVKK; encoded by the coding sequence ATGAGATTTAAAGTTGCCGCCCTTCAATTCACCGTCATCGCCGTCTCGCTGATCCTTGCCACTGCAGCCAATGCCCGGACAATCAATCTCGTCGGTTTTGGGGACAGTTTGATGGCGGGCTATCAGCTACCGCCCGGCGACGGCTTTCCTGAAAAGCTGCAGGCGGCCCTGAAGGCGAAGGGCCTCGACGTCGCCATCGCCAATGCCGGGGTCTCGGGCGACACCACGACAGGGGGCCTTGCGCGCATCGACTGGTCGGTACCCGACGGCACCGATGGCGTCATTCTCGAGCTTGGCGCAAATGATGCGTTGCGCGGCATCCCGCCAGAGGAGAGCGCGAAGAATCTCGATCAGATGATTATCCGGCTAAAAGAGCGTGGGATTGCCGTGCTGCTCGCCGGCATCATAGCGCCGCCGAACATGGGCGCGGATTATGCCGCACGATTCAACCCGATCTACCAGAAGCTCTCGGAAAAACATGGGCTTCCACTCTATGCCTTCTTCCTCGACGGCGTCGCGCTGGAGCCTGGGTTGAAGCTTGACGACGGCATGCATCCAAATGCGAAAGGGATCGACGCCATGGTCGAAAAGATGGAGCCTGCTGTCACAAATTTCGTCGAAACGATTTCTTCTGTGAAGAAATAG